A region of the Vigna unguiculata cultivar IT97K-499-35 chromosome 9, ASM411807v1, whole genome shotgun sequence genome:
tattctaaaaaactatatttcgtctttaaatgttataaataaagtAGTTAATCCTTGGTTTGAGTTAGTTTTATGTGACAACATAATTCTATAATAGACTATAATATAAGTTCTTTGaaagaaatgatattttatataacttttgtaACGTGTTAGgacaaaataatttctaatttaacttaagaataaaatacaatcttcttcaaattattatatttcttttgatattttttgttttctatattattttttcattaaatcgGATTCTAGATGGATTAAGTCTAACGCATAAAAGATATTTGACacaatatttaactaaaaatcttaaaacaatggATTTATAATTCTTTCATCTTATATAGTGTTGAAGTTTGTGTTTTTTACCTAATAtgagactttgactcacacttggattttTCCAACAAATATTGACTTAATTGAGCTTCTATTTGTTTAATCAAACCTAATGTGATGCTTCCcttatattaatatcaatattgtCTGTAGGTacttaatgttaaaatttaggtCTGTTACACATATCAATATTTGGGTAATCTTTTGTAAATGCTACATGTTAAAATCTATGTCTGTTAAAATTTGAGTCATATTGTACCTTGGAATTTTTATCATGATACATACACATTGAGCTTAATTTTGAGGGGAACTTGGTTATGATTTTAGGCAAGGCCCTGCGGAGCTAACACAGGTTTCATGGTTGGAGGTATCGGGCGTGGTACACATAACAAAAGCAATGACATATTCTGTTTCATTTGAGGTGAAAGTTAAAGAAGAAGGATTTGGATGGAATGGCACAGATGTTCTCGTGATGGCTAAAATCGGAAAAACGggaaaatataagtttaaagTGAACAACCTAAGTCCAGGTCAGAACATTGTGATTCCCTCCGAACCACTTGCGATTCATGTGGTCGGCCCATCAGATCTTCATTTTGGACTGTATGAAGTGTGGAGTGGAAAATGGAAGGGAGGCCTTGAAATTATCAAAGCTGTGGTCCAACCTCTACCTCTCTAATAACTTCAACACCTTGGTATGTCTATTCTCTACACCACTAAGTTCAACTCACACCtcaacatttatacaaataaatatttactctAATAAATATTCCATTTTGCTcatatttaaaatctttttctttctcaatctcaagtttttttaaatttttgactGTAATTGTGATCGTATTAGTTGTATTTCTTATATGGTAAAGGATTGTCGATGAAGGTCAAAGACGAGGAAATGGAGTTTGACATGGAATGGAAGGTTCCGTGATTAGGATAAAAACAAATGTCAAAAATCCTTCATAAGAAACAAGACATGAGCTCATTCGTTGGTGTGCCAAACTAGAATATAATATTTGAGTGTAATAAACTCATTTCCAGAGATTATTCATTAAATACaattagtaatagtaataaGATATCTTAATAAATCATTCATgtctttatttttaagttaaaaaacacatttcatgctaacatttgagttgtttatatattttgacatattttctcTCTATCGTCATCTAGAAAATGTGtttgatatgaaaaaaaatttaacgtaattaggttaaaaagaatattttcattcatttctaaACTTTGagaaccaaaatgtatcaaagtttcaaacaacaacaaattccaattttgtgTCAAagttcaaaaactaaaaatacatttaaccATAAATATAATTAGTAACTAGTATAAGGAATTCTTATAAATCGTCTATACAATCTTTTCCATCTATAAATAACCTCCACCACTAAATcttctaattcatttttttctacaagttttcttgattatttttgtaCGAGGTGAGTGAAAGAGTGTTGGATCTTTATGGAGCAAGTATGGTGGAATGAGAAAGCAATTTCTAACCCTCTTTTTCTAAAGAGTGTGGTCCTATACTTTACTCCAATTTGAGTGAAAGCTCTCTAAACTAGGCATGATAATCATGTCATATTAAGATGTTGTTAATGTATAAGTATTTGATGTTACATAAAGCACATTTAATGTATCTTTACGTCTCTACGTGAACAAACAACAATTTGAACTTCTTGAAGGTGAAGACCTGATGAAGCTTCTCAACATGTTGTAAAAGATTTATTGTAACTCTTTCTCAACACCCTATATAAAGAAGTCTTccaatttgaagaaaaaatgtgatTTAGATTTGTCAAAATGTTGTCAATATTCTTGCTCAAAGCTTTTCGTGGCATAAGCTTCACAAGAACATTGTTTGTGTTCTTCTAGCAATCTATGAGAGTACATAAACCTTGCATCCATCGAAAGACGTTATTTCTTTATCTAATGAGTCGAATTGTGTGATCATTTAGTTCACATTTCTTTGTAAAATCTTTTTGATCATGAGTGACTATGTTCCAAAAAAGATCAAGTCTTAGCCTGGAGTAGTTGCGTTCCAAACAATACTTGAGTTTTCTAAACAAGTGTGTTTGAGTTCCAAAGAATAATTTGTTGTATCTTCATAACATTAGTATGCCTAGTGGAACTTAATTAGTTGATCAAGAATTGAACATAGTTTGTTTTTAAAGAGGAACTGGTATAAAATTCTTTAGCATAAATCTTTCGTTCCTTTAAACTCAAGCTAAAATTGCAAGTTATTAAAATTACTCTAACAAAAGAATGAGAGCTTCTAAAACTAAGTTTCAGACAAATTATCTATCTCAAATTAAAACTTGTGTCTATCTACATTCCATTATATTcaactttttgaaaattttaagaaaattaattcacAATTTAAACCTACCTTTTTGTGTATTTGACTTATTTTGCAAGCGTTCCCTGCCAATCATGTGGATCATCCCTTCAAACGAAGCTTAATCCTTTAGAGGCTaagctttgataccaattgtgaaaacaaactaaaaacacaaaaaggggaataTTGAATCATGTTTTGAGATGGTCAAGCACCTTTTACAAATCTTCGCCTATAAATACAAACAAACGAAGTTTAACACTAAATAAACACATTATTAATCAAGTTCTCTAAGACACTATGTCTGATGAATAAATTTAGGCATAACTTCAAGttaattgattgtttaaaatacttctttaaatataatttttttaaatctctcCTTCAAAGATTAGTTTCATATTAATAACATGTAATCTAAAAAGAATAAGAGATAAAGAGATTTACACAGTGtaattttatattggttcatcTCATAATCTCATACTAGATTCAGTTCTTAATCATCATGATAAAGATTTCATTAATGCAGGCTAATGTTGCAAAGTAAAAGGTaagtattatttgaatttaactaCTTTTGACTAACCAACAACTATTCTTTGTATCCAACCACTTCTGGCTAAACACGAATATTGTTTGGAACATATTCACTCTAACTAAACAGAAGCATTATTTGGAACACAACCACTTTTGACTAAACATAAGTATTGTTTTGAACTTAGCGACTCATAGATAAACACAAATATTGTTGGAACACAACCACTAATGACTAAAACTTAGTATTCTTTATACCCAACCATTCTTAGATAAACTATATTTGTAAAACAATGGGTGTGATCTACAAAATCACATATTGCTAACTAAAAGATGTTAATGGCCTAATATAGGTACATGATGATAAACACTTTTTTATATGTCTTACAAACACAAATGGTGTTCTTGTTCACATAGAAAAGGCTAAGCACTACTTAAGAGCTTTAACATTCTTGTCATCATTAATCTTTCTTCATCATGAagattttctttataaataatttgataagaaaagaataatttcaaattcttatgCTTCAGAGaaggttttattttttaacttatgtCTATCCATGCATAAACGTAGAAATACATTAAATACTCTACATACAACATTATATGATTTGCATTCAACATCACATGTGTATTTCCTCTTCAAGCAACATCTGAATAATTAGCTTAACCTATCAAACATAGGTCAAAGAGCAAAGTATAAGACCATATAAGGAAGATAGTCCTTCCAATGTTGATATAGAGACATATTAGGATGGTTGGTGGTATAGATCAACTTTATATCCTTAAGAGATCATTGAGGGACATGATTTATATAAGATCTTCTTGGCAAAtgtgagatgaaaaaaaaaatctctgcAACACAATAAAATAAGCATGAAAGATGTATCAATTTGTATAATGTTAAAAATGTGTTCTTTCGCTGATCAGACAAGCATTTACttatgtatattataatttatttatatttttaaatatatatttgaataaagtTCTTCATATAAACTTTTAGCAAgagaaaaagtataaaattgatttttgcaATTAATTATTGGTGTTTCTAGTGTAGGGGTTGAACTTCTAGTTAAACAATTTTCAAGTCTTCCAAATCTTCAACCTTACTCTCCGTTTGGTGCTTGTGTTTGTCAACCGATTGGCGGGTATTTGTTAAAGGtgcaataatattaaaatcgGTACAATCGATTggttaaaacaataaatgttGTAATTAATGCGAGATAAAAGTTTCAACAATTATACATTTGACttgtgtttataattttttccatgAGCCTACGATTAGGGTCAGCCTAATCACGACCCAGTCA
Encoded here:
- the LOC114196057 gene encoding protein PHLOEM PROTEIN 2-LIKE A9-like, with amino-acid sequence MPFKKPHHTSDKSYIMIKDGDKFEILPRGLNIVWGNDSRYWKIPEQGPAELTQVSWLEVSGVVHITKAMTYSVSFEVKVKEEGFGWNGTDVLVMAKIGKTGKYKFKVNNLSPGQNIVIPSEPLAIHVVGPSDLHFGLYEVWSGKWKGGLEIIKAVVQPLPL